A window from Kovacikia minuta CCNUW1 encodes these proteins:
- a CDS encoding type II toxin-antitoxin system PemK/MazF family toxin, translating to MQRGEIWWADLPDPVGSEPGYRRPVLVIQADVFTQSRINTVIVVIITSNTQLAEAPGNVLLPREVSGLPKASVANVSQIFTIDKTSLTERIGSLPDYLQEEVDEGLRMVLYL from the coding sequence ATGCAACGGGGAGAAATTTGGTGGGCGGATCTTCCCGACCCGGTAGGTTCGGAACCGGGATATCGTCGTCCTGTCTTAGTGATTCAAGCTGATGTATTTACACAAAGCCGTATCAATACGGTCATTGTTGTCATCATCACTTCGAATACTCAGTTAGCAGAAGCACCAGGTAATGTGTTGTTACCTCGTGAAGTATCAGGTTTACCTAAAGCTTCTGTCGCGAATGTATCTCAGATTTTCACGATCGATAAAACTTCTCTAACTGAACGTATCGGTTCACTACCTGACTATCTACAGGAGGAAGTCGATGAGGGTTTGAGAATGGTTTTGTATCTCTAG